A single genomic interval of Schistocerca americana isolate TAMUIC-IGC-003095 chromosome 2, iqSchAmer2.1, whole genome shotgun sequence harbors:
- the LOC124593790 gene encoding uncharacterized protein LOC124593790, whose amino-acid sequence MTVTHVLTDEEISRILNESDAECSNSDSEDDLFAEMNQQPTMSDFECDANDEIQSLNIEDVANSGVKKSTTGLRRRATCMPEMGPSLKNKQEFDSSGPKGILESFVDYFPAEFWELLVYQTNLKSVQTSSLSLKTTKSEILHYIGIGIVMGTVKIPQVKMYWSSLLCFPLVTEAMPRDTCYKLKSNLHFVDNLSARDPNYKLWKIYSLVDAVRKQCLTLPRNSHLSINEQMIPFSGRCGFTQYVPSKPNPLGLKKFILASNDRLLQDFCIYVGKGTVPEDDLKTLSLKMALM is encoded by the exons ATGACAGTAA CTCATGTGCTAACTGATGAAGAGATATCACGCATACTGAATGAAAGTGATGCAGAATGTTCAAATTCTGACTCTGAGGATGACTTATTTGCTGAAATGAATCAACAGCCTACGATGTCAGACTTTGAATGTGATGCTAATGACGAAATACAGTCTCTAAACATTGAAGATGTAGCGAATAGTGGTGTTAAAAAATCCACAACAGGTTTGAGGAGGAGAGCTACTTG CATGCCTGAGATGGGCCCATCTCTGAAGAACAAACAGGAATTTGATTCCAGTGGACCTAAAGGAATACTGGAATCTTTCGTGGATTACTTTCCAGCTGAATTTTGGGAGCTTTTGGTGTATCAGACAAACCTGAAATCTGTTCAGACTAGTTCACTTAGTTTGAAAACAACAAAATCAGAAATTTTGCATTATATTGGGATTGGAATTGTCATGGGGACTGTTAAGATACCACAGGTAAAAATGTATTGGTCCAGCCTTCTCTGCTTTCCTCTCGTCACTGAGGCCATGCCCAGGGATACATGTTACAAACTTAAAAGTAATCTGCATTTTGTTGATAACCTAAGTGCTCGGGACCCTAATTATAAGCTGTGGAAAATTTATTCACTTGTTGATGCAGTGAGAAAACAATGCTTAACATTGCCCAGAAATTCACATTTGAGTATTAATGAACAAATGATTCCTTTCTCTGGGAGGTGTGGTTTCACTCAGTATGTTCCTTCTAAGCCTAATCCACTGGGgttaaaaaaatttattcttgCTTCTAATGACAGACTACTCCAGGATTTCTGTATTTATGTTGGGAAGGGCACTGTTCCAGAAGATGATCTGAAGACCCTGTCCCTCAAGATGGCTCTCATGTAA